One Gossypium raimondii isolate GPD5lz chromosome 3, ASM2569854v1, whole genome shotgun sequence genomic window carries:
- the LOC105794127 gene encoding protein MODIFIER OF SNC1 1: MTSSTLSGERRWASARRSGMTVLGKVAVPKPINLPSQRLENHGLDPNVEIVPKGTLSWGSKSSSSSNAWGSSTLSPNTDGGGSSPSHLSARPSSGGSGTRPSTAGSDRAHEPANARGSDSRPSSSSGPVASNQTSLASLRPRSAETRPGSSQLSRFAEAVPEYSGAWNGSGTAEKLGMASSKNDGFSLTSGDFPTLGSEKDTSGKNAELQEHGSQGRPGSSSGVAPIKEKIGTSVVDISGNENQKSGAANFWRRDNPPYSEDGVRPSMEKWHTDPRGPHPYPNTAIPPQHYDAWHGPPINNHPGGVWYRGPPAGPPYGPPVPPGGFPLEPFPYYRPQIPGSAHANPRPVPPPGAGPRGPHPKNGDMYRGPMPDAFVRPGMPIRPAFYPGPVAYEGYYGPPMGYCNLNEREMPFMGMPAGPAYNRHPGQSAPDPGGSHARPSGFGPPGKALVAEHFESGHPNDNRGPYKVLLKQHEGWEGKDEEHGSEDNVTSVVEKGDLKRTSSWENDWKADQRKEEEVIMRTVVEESSTQISDHHAKVKSSEGVKKARAYGDISVKKMEHPEDPGAAKDSSLIQKIESLNAKSRASDGHYESVCRMEELKNKSQVVNAKAKHFANEVATGSRAVFHDRALASGMTCPTSNEVGVSAGDKRLDLPAAGGADMNRRSTHSRHGRTDHRGRGRFNSEDVDGWRKKPPFTDSSNVKSAAHFENPSESNVQDYVSLEASDKSGSYPQARDEGELMPPVYDPSDSEAQRSMMRELAKQRAKQRQKEEEERARDQKAKALAKLEELNRRTQTAEGFNPKLESVPDVAVQSKQEESRMLTDEIPSSRSEITSSVSSPTVVADVGQSSTVELEKPTVLSNQQPSVSTKIAHKATTEIHNCSLPLQQRVNNDDASLHNHPKASDGSTSKQKHMGYWKKDPNSLDKSSSEKYISAGTTELPNIRTDAVVDAGPSAEAVANETDSISESISTQYVVNESTMLQKKKNSRSGKNKHKVEEASSTAPLWSGVSKETNHTSSVESSKPKSSESKLDPHSFQSLTESKDGNQSSEQDVAFPNEEAYGQLNNQWKSQHSRRMPRNPQAYKSAVHGDAVVWAPVRSHVKVEVTEEVSHKLAVENVASQTKNDDQVQNNPRNKRAEIERYIPKPVAKEMAQQVISQQPVAHSDDPNATDEIVGRADSGSYGIECSQHSGTATRTVGNPTESRNDGRQGRGHGSWRQRASAEATLQGLQDRHYSTPSKNAQKSTEQKQPQKPDFSLVKEQPKYDEWNTSDGWNMPENPDSTVPPVPVSRYQGMTGRGKRHPFKGQKGGGNNYNSDHKKTNYGEADKLNPQSSAPEMAQLGSPAASKENRGGGDRSASHWQPKSSPINQRGSRPDSDQNVGAEIRTNKKDSAPQAKVSHPSQPEKQTSKGVTLPPKDHCVSEKGVEEAHNVGHHESKRERNVTSHKGRPHSPNQGPGLPVEAPPSNMDTRNEQQSISGFRKNGNQTNRYGRGHESRGDWGSSGQEMKQHNPPANRERQRHNSHYEYQPVGPQNNNNNSRANNPEGRREGSHGTGARYKERGQTHSRRGGGNFHGRLSGIGGYE; this comes from the exons ATGACATCAAGTACTCTATCTGGAGAACGGAG ATGGGCTTCTGCAAGGCGAAGTGGCATGACTGTTTTGGGAAAAGTTGCTGTTCCAAAACCTATAAACTTACCTAGTCAAAG GTTAGAAAATCATGGCCTGGATCCTAATGTGGAAATTGTTCCCAA GGGCACCCTTAGTTGGGGCAGTAAATCCTCGTCTTCATCAAATGCATGGGGCTCCTCGACATTGTCTCCAAATACTGATGGTGGTGGCAGTTCACCTAGCCATCTAAGTGCTCGCCCTTCATCTGGTGGCAGTGGCACACGACCTTCTACAGCAGGTAGTGACAGAGCACATGAACCTGCTAATGCACGTGGTTCTGATTCTAGACCATCGTCATCTTCTGGACCAGTGGCTTCAAATCAGACATCACTTGCTTCTTTGCGTCCTCGAAGTGCTGAAACAAGACCTGGTAGCTCTCAGTTATCACGGTTTGCTGAAGCTGTGCCAGAATATTCGGGGGCATGGAATGGATCTGGGACAGCAGAAAAATTG GGAATGGCATCTTCCAAGAATGATGGGTTTTCTCTCACTTCTGGAGACTTCCCTACTCTTGGGTCTGAAAAGGATACCTCTGGAAAGAACGCAGAGTTGCAAg AGCATGGTTCTCAAGGTCGCCCTGGTTCATCCTCTGGAGTTGCAccaattaaagagaaaattggGACTTCTGTTG TTGATATCTCTGGGAACGAAAATCAAAAGAGTGGAGCTGCAAATTTTTGGAGAAGAGATAATCCTCCATATAGTGAAGATGGAGTCCGGCCTAGCATGGAGAAGTGGCATACAGATCCCCGAGGACCCCATCCATACCCTAATACTGCTATTCCCCCCCAGCATTATGATGCTTGGCATGGTCCACCAATTAACAATCATCCAGGTGGTGTCTGGTATAGAGGACCTCCTGCAGGTCCTCCATATGGACCACCAGTTCCTCCTGGGGGCTTCCCTTTGGAGCCATTTCCTTACTATCGACCTCAGATTCCTGGTAGTGCTCATGCAAATCCACGACCAGTTCCTCCTCCAGGAGCAGGGCCAAGGGGACCTCATCCAAAAAATGGAGATATGTATAGAGGCCCTATGCCTGATGCTTTTGTCCGCCCAGGTATGCCAATTAGACCTGCATTTTACCCTGGTCCAGTGGCCTATGAGGGCTACTATGGTCCTCCCATGGGCTATTGTAATTTAAATGAGCGAGAAATGCCATTTATGGGGATGCCTGCTGGTCCTGCTTATAACCGGCATCCAGGTCAAAGTGCTCCAGATCCTGGTGGTTCCCATGCCCGGCCCAGTGGCTTTGGTCCTCCTGGAAAAGCATTGGTTGCAGAGCATTTTGAATCTGGCCATCCAAATGACAACCGAGGACCATACAAGGTTCTTCTTAAGCAGCATGAAGGCTGGGAAGGAAAGGATGAAGAACACGGGTCAGAGGATAATGTGACCAGTGTAGTAGAGAAGGGTGATCTAAAGAGAACATCGTCATGGGAAAATGACTGGAAAGCAGATCAGAGAAAGGAGGAAGAAGTGATTATGAGGACAGTTGTTGAAGAAAGTTCCACTCAGATTTCTGATCACCATGCCAAAGTAAAGTCATCTGAAGGTGTAAAAAAGGCTAGGGCATATGGCGACATTTCAGTGAAGAAAATGGAGCATCCAGAAGACCCCGGTGCTGCAAAAGATTCCAGCCTGATCCAGAAAATAGAGAGTTTAAATGCAAAGTCTCGGGCCTCTGATGGGCATTATGAGTCTGTTTGCAGAATGGAGGAGctgaaaaataaatcacaagTAGTTAATGCAAAGGCGAAGCATTTTGCAAATGAAGTTGCTACTGGGTCTCGTGCTGTATTTCATGATAGAGCGCTTGCTTCTGGAATGACTTGTCCTACCTCTAATGAAGTAGGTGTTTCAGCTGGAGATAAGAGACTGGATTTGCCAGCTGCTGGTGGAGCTGACATGAACAG GAGATCTACCCATAGTAGGCATGGTAGGACTGATCATCGAGGCAGGGGAAGATTCAATTCTGAAGATGTTGATGGATGGAGAAAGAAACCTCCATTTACAGATTCTTCAAATGTAAAGTCTGCCGCACATTTTGAAAACCCTTCTGAATCAAATGTGCAAGACTACGTATCATTAGAAGCTTCAGACAAGTCTGGATCATATCCCCAAGCAAGAGATGAGGGTGAGTTGATGCCACCTGTGTATGATCCAAGTGATAGCGAAGCGCAG CGTTCCATGATGAGGGAACTTGCTAAGCAGCGTGCCAAACAACGTCAAAAAGAGGAGGAAGAGCGGGCTAGAGACCAGAAGGCTAAGGCTCTGGCTAAACTGGAAGAGTTGAACAGGCGTACACAAACAGCTGAAGGTTTTAATCCGAAGTTGGAATCTGTCCCAGATGTTGCTGTCCAGAGTAAGCAGGAAGAATCCAGAATGCTTACTGATGAAATTCCCTCTAGCAGATCTGAAATAACATCCTCGGTTTCTAGCCCAACTGTAGTTGCAGATGTTGGTCAAAGCAGCACTGTGGAACTTGAAAAGCCAACTGTTTTGTCCAATCAACAACCTTCAGTGTCAACAAAGATTGCTCATAAGGCAACTACAGAAATCCATAACTGTTCTTTGCCCTTGCAACAGAGAGTTAATAATGATGATGCTTCTCTCCATAATCACCCAAAAGCTAGCGATGGTAGCACTTCAAAGCAGAAGCATATGGGCTATTGGAAAAAGGatcctaactcattggataaGAGTTCCAGTGAGAAGTATATTTCGGCAGGTACAACTGAATTGCCGAATATCCGTACAGATGCAGTAGTTGATGCGGGTCCATCTGCTGAGGCTGTTGCAAATGAAACTGACTCAATCTCCGAGTCAATTTCTACACAATATGTTGTGAATGAGTCCACAATGctccagaaaaagaaaaatagcagGAGTGGCAAGAACAAACACAAAGTGGAGGAGGCATCATCTACTGCTCCTTTATGGTCTGGGGTTTCAAAAGAAACGAATCATACGAGTTCTGTTGAGAGTTCGAAGCCAAAGTCTTCTGAATCTAAGTTGGATCCTCACTCATTTCAGTCTCTGACTGAATCAAAGGATGGAAATCAGTCTTCAGAGCAGGATGTAGCTTTTCCTAATGAAGAAGCCTATGGTCAATTGAATAACCAGTGGAAATCTCAGCATTCTCGCAGGATGCCACGAAATCCACAGGCTTATAAATCTGCAGTCCATGGTGATGCTGTTGTCTGGGCACCTGTGCGGTCACATGTCAAAGTTGAGGTTACTGAAGAGGTTAGCCATAAGTTGGCAGTTGAGAATGTTGCTTCACAGACAAAGAATGATGATCAAGTGCAGAACAATCCAAGAAATAAGAGGGCTGAAATAGAGAGATACATCCCAAAGCCCGTTGCAAAAGAAATGGCTCAGCAAGTAATTTCTCAGCAACCAGTAGCTCATTCAGATGATCCGAATGCAACAGATGAGATCGTGGGAAGAGCAGATTCTGGGTCCTATGGAATTGAATGTTCTCAACATTCAGGAACAGCCACCAGGACAGTGGGGAACCCTACAGAGTCAAGGAATGATGGTAGGCAGGGAAGAGGACATGGATCTTGGCGGCAACGGGCCTCAGCTGAGGCAACTTTGCAAGGCTTGCAAGATAGACATTATTCCACTCCAAGTAAAAATGCTCAGAAATCAACTGAGCAGAAGCAACCCCAGAAACCTGATTTCAGCCTAGTGAAAGAGCAGCCCAAGTATGATGAATGGAATACTTCTGATGGTTGGAACATGCCTGAAAATCCTGATTCTACTGTACCACCTGTACCTGTTTCAAGATATCAGGGGATGACAGGCAGAGGAAAGCGACATCCATTCAAGGGACAGAAGGGTGGGGGAAACAACTATAATTCTGATCACAAGAAAACTAATTATGGTGAAGCTGATAAACTTAACCCACAATCTTCAGCCCCTGAGATGGCTCAATTAGGTTCACCTGCTGCATCAAAAGAGAATCGTGGTGGTGGGGACCGATCGGCATCTCATTGGCAACCCAAATCTTCACCCATCAATCAAAGAGGAAGCAGGCCTGATAGTGATCAAAATGTTGGTGCTGAAATTAGGACTAACAAAAAGGATTCTGCTCCTCAGGCTAAGGTGTCGCATCCATCTCAACCAGAAAAACAAACCAGTAAAGGTGTGACTCTGCCTCCTAAAGATCATTGTGTCTCCGAAAAAGGTGTTGAAGAGGCACATAATGTTGGGCATCATGAGTCCAAGAGGGAAAGGAATGTAACTTCACATAAAGGACGCCCACACTCCCCAAACCAAGGTCCTGGTCTTCCAGTCGAGGCGCCTCCATCGAATATGGATACTAGAAATGAGCAGCAGTCAATCTCAGGGTTCCGTAAAAATGGAAACCAAACTAACCGATATGGCAGAGGGCATGAATCTCGTGGTGATTGGGGCTCATCTGGTCAAGAAATGAAGCAGCATAACCCACCAGCAAACCGTGAGAGGCAGAGGCACAATTCACATTACGAGTACCAGCCAGTTGGACcccaaaataataacaataatagtagAGCAAATAATCCTGAAGGAAGAAGAGAGGGATCTCATGGCACAGGTGCAAGGTACAAGGAGAGGGGTCAGACGCACTCAAGGCGTGGTGGGGGAAACTTTCATGGACGTCTAAGTGGCATTGGTGGTTATGAGTAG